The following DNA comes from Bos indicus x Bos taurus breed Angus x Brahman F1 hybrid chromosome 22, Bos_hybrid_MaternalHap_v2.0, whole genome shotgun sequence.
AAACCATATGGATGCAATGAGTGTGGAGCACTCTTTAGTCGGAGTAAAAGCCTTATCCGCCATCAGGTACTTCACACTGGTAAGAAACCTTACAAGTGTGAGGAGTGTGGGAAAGCTTTCTGTTCTAACAGAAATCTTATTGACCATCAGAGAATCCACACTGGGGAGAAGCCTTATGAGTGTAATGAATGTGGCAAGGCCTTCAGTCGGAGTAAATGTCTTACTCGACATCAGAGTCTCCACACCGGGAAAAAACCATACAAGTGTAGCAAATGTGTGAAAGCCTTCAATCAGATCTCTCAACTTGCTGACCATgagcgaattcatactggagaaaaaCCTTTTGAATGTAATGAGTGTGGTAAGGCATTCAGTCTGAGTAAATGTCTCACTCGACATCAGCGACTTCACACTGGTGAAAAGCCCTATAAATGCAATGattgtggaaaatccttcaatcAAAACTCGTACCTCATTATTCATCAGCGAATTCACACTGGtgagaaaccttatgaatgtaaTAAATGTGGAAAGGTCTTCACTCATAATTCTAGCCTTATGGTACATCAGAGAACCCATACTGGGGAgaagccttataaatgtaaagattGTGAGAAAGCCTTTCGTGATAGCTCACAACTCACCGTGCACCAaagagttcatactggagagaaaccctatgaatgtattGAGTGTGGCAAAACCTTTAGTCAGCGTTCTACTTTCAATCACCACCAGCGAACTCACACTAGAGAGAAGCACTCAGGTCTGGCTCGGTCTGTTTGTTAAGACACGATTCTCTAAGACAGCAAGAAACTTTAGGTTAAGGTTTCTGTATAAGTATGTTCATCCTGATCTCTACTTGGAACCACCTGTTCCATGTGTACCATCCCAGGACTTTCCtcgtggtccagtagttaaggctCTGAGCTCCCAAAATGGGGGGCATgagttttgattcctggtttgggaatgacgattccacatgccacacagcatggctaacataaagaaaaaaaattagaaaaaaaaatatggaccaTCTCCAAATGCTCGCTGCTGGTCACAAAGGTGGGAGAGTTGGAGTAACAGTGgaatcttcctcctcctcttgggGAAATAAGGACTACATGTTTCATGTGCTTATaggtttccttcttctttttttggctgcatgaggcagcttgcaggatcttggttccccaaccagggatagaacctgtgccctcAGAAATGAAGGCACGAAGTCCTGGACTGCTTGAACCACTGGACCTCCTCCATTTTACCGTTTATATAAAGTCATCCTCTAAGACTGAGTCATTCTTCCTACCTCTTGAGTGTGGCCCTTTTAAAGCTTGGTTTAATCTAGACCCTCACCACTTGTGTTCTCTAGGAAGAAAAGCTTTTCTTCCGGTTTGCCAGTCTGTGTCCCTTGAACCTTTAAGATccaggactttatttttttttaagtgttttacttTGGAAACTCCCAGGTTCCAGGGGAGACCCCATATGAACACACAGGTCCAGCCCTCAACTCTAATTTAAATGTGGCTGGTCATATCTTATGTAGAAACTCTTGTCTGTTGAATATTTTAGTTTATTATCTTCTGGTTCTGCTCATACCCTACCACACTGAGTCTCTGGGGGACAGATCCAGCACTGCTCATAACTCTGTGAGCTGACCACCAGCAGCACCAGAAATGAATGTCCTCGCTTCCTAGGAAAGCACTCAGGCTCTTGGTTGGAGAAAAAGGAGCTACATTTGAACGCTACACCTCAATTTCTATTGGCTATTGctagtattttaaaagttaactgatttttaaaaaattttacctgGATCCAGTTACCTCGTTTAATTAATTTTGGTCTGAAGAATTTTTTAGTTTCATTTCCTAGCTTTTCTAGATATACAATAAAACAGTAACGATTAGTGTTCTCTTAATTTCCAATCTGTATGCCACTTATGTCAAacatcagcattaaaaaaaaagttgaacagTGAATAACAGGCATATTCCATGTCTTGTTTCTAATTTTCAGAAAGGTTTTTAAGCATGTCACAGTTGTACCTGTGGTTCACCCTCATTGTTTCTGATAAGTACTGTGTTAAGGaagttttcttctattcctgttttTAGAAGCAGCAATATGTTATAGTGGTAAAGAGCACAGATTTTGTGCCTGGaaacctaggttcaaatcctgcctccatCACTTTCCTTAGGTGTGTAATCTTGGAcaagccactgggccaccactcCATCATGAGTGCCCTTCCTTTTGtctttcatgtgtaaaatggagctaCCTCATAGGGCCTTGAGGATAAAATTCATTTATAAGTATAAGGAACTTGAAACAGTACTTGACATGTAGTGTACACATACTGTAGGAAGTTATCATACTAAAGTTTTTATTATGAACGGATGCTAAGTTctatcaaaaactttaaaaatctgttgGTAAAATTTCATGGGTCTTATGCTTTACTCTTTTTGTATCAATTTTGTTGGCAGGTTTCCaaataattgaaattttcttGTGTTCCtggaataaaatctgttttttcatGGTGattgtatcttatttttgaaGTACAGAACTAGATTCAGTTTGCTTAGCAAAATTAA
Coding sequences within:
- the LOC113880941 gene encoding zinc finger protein with KRAB and SCAN domains 7-like isoform X2 encodes the protein MASSQLSPKQDISEESKSADRTSGILCGLILRGPEAGASCEEALEKLKVQPSDEEGTRRESDFLEITQEDKKKSTKDRCDEYKELGGHPDLSSTLSKHQGVLKGQKLYRCDECGKVFNWSSHLIGHQRIHTGEKPYECTECGKTFRQTSQLVVHLRIHTGEKPYECSDCGKTYRHSSHLIQHQRLHTGEKPYKCNECGKAFNESSKLFDHQRTHTGEKPYGCNECGALFSRSKSLIRHQVLHTGKKPYKCEECGKAFCSNRNLIDHQRIHTGEKPYECNECGKAFSRSKCLTRHQSLHTGKKPYKCSKCVKAFNQISQLADHERIHTGEKPFECNECGKAFSLSKCLTRHQRLHTGEKPYKCNDCGKSFNQNSYLIIHQRIHTGEKPYECNKCGKVFTHNSSLMVHQRTHTGEKPYKCKDCEKAFRDSSQLTVHQRVHTGEKPYECIECGKTFSQRSTFNHHQRTHTREKHSGLARSVC